In the Hevea brasiliensis isolate MT/VB/25A 57/8 chromosome 8, ASM3005281v1, whole genome shotgun sequence genome, attatatttttaacttatgagttaaattaaaataattaattttttttggtaaaattatgtaaaaataacttttaaatatttAAGTATGTGATTAAAaagtatttatattttttattttattaaataatagttTTGAAATAAATAGATAACTTATAAACAAGGCATCCTCATTTATGACTTTTGACttattttaattactttttttaatttataaatcaaatcaaatgctaatttacatataattttttatttataagtaGTTTTGATCAATTTTTTCATTGGTTAATAGATTTTAATTCCaatgaaattattatttaatttctttattttggtgAAAATATTTAGTAAGttcttgtattttaaaaaatacattagttaatcttgttatttaattctattaaaaCTTTAGCTCTTCCCATTTTTTTATATTCAAATTTCTCATATTTTCCCTTCTTTTTTCTCTTATCTCtgctttatttttctccctccatGCTTATTTCTCTCTGCAACCacactttttttttctctcattttatctttatttttcatcTTTTCATAAATGCTATGAGCTTTCTGCTTTCAATGTAAAAAGATTAATAAGTTGTCTTAGATCTCCAAGGAATAAAGGCAATAATACAGAAAAATTATTTCTCAATAGAAAAAGCATAAAAAAAATATCTAAAGAATTGaatgaaaatatttgaataattaaaaaaaaaacacttgtaAATTTAGTCTTCGCACagcttttcatttttatttataaatatgttTTTTATAATATTCTGCTTTTCAAAAGacataacctaattaattaattttattaaaatagagaaattatataataatttgatTGGCGTTAAAATTTACTAAGTAGTAGAAACTTTAACAAAAAATTTCCAGAGAGACTCATTTATTCATATATACAAGTATCTATGCATGCAATTATTAGGACCTAAATATGTAAGATACTGCTACTTCTGGTCGAAACTAGCACAAGAAGACCATTTCCTTCATTGTGTAGAAATGGACTCTCCCTGTGCTTCTTCCTTTGATTCTCCATTTGCTTCATCAATTACAATCTATGAATTAGAACTAGAAGGAACCTCCTCCAAGATTTCACTTGTGCCATTATCCTCAGAAGCTTCCACTTCTGTAAATTCATCTGTTTCATTGAGTAAAACAAGACTCTCCACAAAAGTATCCAAATAAAAGAAGTGTGCATTGCCCCAAATTTTTGTATCAAAGATTTCTTCTGTCTTTGGATCATAGAAAACTAGCTGTCCAAATAATTTTGCCAATAGAACCTTACCACTTTGCCTAAATGCAACTAACTTTCGTATCCATTTCAAATGTGATTCAAAATCAGGAATATCGAAAAGCTTGGTCCAAGATCCTGGAACACCATATTCTTTCATCATCCAAACTGTAAAACAGCCTTCCCCAGAAAATTTAAAAGATGCAGCCAGCAGAAGTGATCCATCAAAAACTGCAACATCCACAAACTGGTATTTCTTAACCAAACAATCTGGTACCTCCATTTCTCCAAACACCTCTTCTCCCAAGGAAAACGACACAATCGCATCGCATACACCATGCCCATAACCTCGCTTAGCGGCAACCCAATGACAAGGTCCATTCAGAAAAGCAGAAGTTGAGCGCGCAGTGATGACATATTTCAGATTATTATCAACCTTTCTCCAACCCCTACTTCTCAAACTGTAAATCTCAACAAAAGGCCGAATCTCACCAAAGTTAAAATGCGAGCGCACTATTCTCACAAGCTTATAATCATCAGTAGTGGAATCAAAGCCAAACCCAAGTGAGGGTATATAGGGTCCATATGAGGTAAACGTAAAAATAGGACAAGGAATGTTAACGATCTTTCTAACACTAGGATTCCATAAAGCAGCTCTCTCAGTGTATTTGCCATAAACATCATAAGATAGACAAAAGACCCCATTACAAGAATCCACTATATTAGCTAAACGCTTTATGCCTTTAAATGGGCAATCAAGTTCTTCAACAGGGTTTGCAGGGAAAGACTCATCGGGGTATAGCAAATAACGCGCATTTTCTTTAAATGGCCAAACCCATCCAGTTTAACGAATTAGACGTTTCAGTCTCATCCTTTTAATTTGATTCCATTTTTAAATGTCTTTTGctgattttaaaaaatattatagagTTATAGTTCTTTACCCTTATGAAAAGAAtttgaataagaaaaataaaatgggagaaattagatttcttttcttttattttccattCATCTTTCTCAATCCACACAGTTCAAATTTCACATACTAAGaacaataaaaaaatagaaaaaaaaaattaaaaaataaaacgtcaaatttcattaattaaaatcccAGATAATTGATGCAACTTGCTTGTTTTTTGGATCACTACTAACCCAAAGGTAACGTGATGATTATATTTGCCCTTAAGGACGTAGTATGCTAAAGGAACCTTGGAACTGATTTCCAATGCCAAAATGAACCATCAATATCCAAACAAAAGTAACAAGCTCTCCACCTTTGGTTAATTGTCGAACATGGGAAGTCGCAGTGCAATGATTTCCAGCATATGACATCATCTCCACCCACACACTGCTCAGTATCTTCCATTTCTGTTATTTCAATTTTTTCAGTTCTTTGGCTAACGCACTTGCAGTGAACAATACAGATTTGCTTCCATCTCCCTTCACTTCTGTTGACTGAAACTCTGTATTCACTTCAAGAATCATTTGACATGCTTTCTTTAGTTTATATGATCTTATGCCTTTCTTTCTAAAAAATCTTTCAGCATCAGCACAGGTATCTTTAAACCTTACCTTACAAATTCCTGCCACAGTAGCCATCATTGTCGACTGCATAATTAGAAGATACAGCATGTAATCTGGCAAAATCTTACTGAAttctttttcatcactctgatttTCCCTCTCCTTTTTATCATTGATCAAGAGCTTAGTTGCAATGTGCCACATCAGGATGCTCTCGTCATAAGGGACAGCAAGAACATAAGATATTAACTCGTCATTCCTTTGTTTATCCGAACAATTAGTTTGAAGAACCCAGTCACCTCTAGCTGAAAATATTTTCCTGACAGTTTCTGAATCATCTATCAACCGAGATTTCTTTTGCAGCTCACTGAAAATATATTCCCAGAGCTCCATTGTCAGTGGCTCGCTGGAAACACATGTTATCTCATCCAGAAAATCCTTGAGGCCCACACGATCGATGAGTCCATCCTTGAAAGTATTCAGGCCCTGGATGGCCTTATCAATTCACAATAACTGAGTGAACTTTCTGGGTCTAGTCTTTATGCATTGACAGAAATTGTTGGTGATGCCATATTGACGAAAAATTTTATCAATTCCCAAATAGGAATGATTGAGATTATGGATCTTGCTTGGACATTCTGTGAAACAGTATCTTGTCAAGTTATGGCCAGACACAGATTCAGGCCACCTGCGAAAAGGAAGGGGCGCTGTCAAATTTTTATGTTTGTCTGGTTCAAGGTCAACCTTCTTTGATTTCTTTAGACTGAGGAAGTTTCTGAAGAGATTCTGAAGAGATTCAATGCCCAATGAGGTGATCTTTCTCTAGGCCAGGTGAATTTCTCCAGGACAGTCATCACTGTCCAGTTTGAGAAAATGGCCATGAGGAATGATAATGTATCGAGTCCTATGGCACCAAACAGCAGAGAATAAGTAAGCTCAACATCAAACTTGTCAAAAGCATACTTCTTTACCTGGAAATGGAAGATGGCAAGGGCTACCACGACTTAACTAAATGATATGAAGCGGAAAAACATGCCCACTTTGAGTGAAAAATGACTACTTTCATGTAGAGAACTTCATAGAAGAAGCTGAGCTCTACTGCTATTACTTTGAGAGCATCTTCTGCAGATATGCTATTGAAAAAGTTTCGGCTCTCATCGCGCTCCTTGGAGCTGAGGATGAGATCAACAATCAGTCCCTTGAAGATTTTGAAGA is a window encoding:
- the LOC131182432 gene encoding F-box protein CPR1-like, which gives rise to MEDTEQCVGGDDVICWKSLHCDFPCSTINQRWRACYFCLDIDENARYLLYPDESFPANPVEELDCPFKGIKRLANIVDSCNGVFCLSYDVYGKYTERAALWNPSVRKIVNIPCPIFTFTSYGPYIPSLGFGFDSTTDDYKLVRIVRSHFNFGEIRPFVEIYSLRSRGWRKVDNNLKYVITARSTSAFLNGPCHWVAAKRGYGHGVCDAIVSFSLGEEVFGEMEVPDCLVKKYQFVDVAVFDGSLLLAASFKFSGEGCFTVWMMKEYGVPGSWTKLFDIPDFESHLKWIRKLVAFRQSGKVLLAKLFGQLVFYDPKTEEIFDTKIWGNAHFFYLDTFVESLVLLNETDEFTEVEASEDNGTSEILEEVPSSSNS